The genomic DNA TCCAGTAGCCGCGCGTGGCAATGGCTTGGGTGGCTTGTTCCAGCAGCGCCTGGTGGCGTTCAAAAAACGGATGGGACACGGCTTGCTCCGGGGGCGAGTGAATCGGGGTATTTGGGATGGCAGGAGAACGCTTCAGGTTTCCTGGTCGAAATCGATCACCAGTTTGTCGCTGACGGCGTAGCTCTGGCAGCTCAGGATGAAGCCGCGCGCGACTTCGTAGTCTTCCAGCGCGAAGTTGACGTCCATGTCGACCTCGCCTTCGATGCGCTTGCAGCGGCAGGTCGAGCAGACCCCGCCCTTGCATGAGTACGGCAGTTCGATGCCCTGCGCCAGCGCGGCGTCGAGCACCGTTTCCTTGTTCTTCTCCAGCGTGAAGGAACGGGTACGGCCGTCCTGGATCACGGTCACTTCGCACTGCTGCTGGCCGACCTGCTTGTGCGCATGCGCGGCCGGCCGCGCCGACGGGATGCTGGTGGCAAACAGCTCGCGCTTGATACGGGTCTTGTCGACGCCGTTGTCGAGCAGCGCCTGCGAGACCTCTTCCATCATCGAGTGCGGGCCGCAGATGAAGGCGACATCGATGTCCTGCGGACTGACCCAGTGCTCCAGCAGCGCGTTGACCTTCTCGCCGTCGATGCGGCCGTTGAACAGGTCGATGTCGAGCTGCTCGCGGCTGAGTACGAACACCAGGTTGAAGCGCTGCAGCCAGGTATCCTTCAGGTCTTCCAGCTCTTCCCTGAACAGCACCGACGACGAGGCGCGGTTGCCGTAGAACAGCGTGAAGCGGCTCTCCGGCTCCGCCTGCAAGGTGGTCTTGATGATCGACAGCATCGGCGTGATGCCGCTGCCGGCCGCAAAAGCGACGTAGTGCTTCGCGTGCGTGGCGGATAGCGGCACGTGGAAATGGCCGGACGGCGGCATCACTTCCAGCTTCATGCCCGGCTGCAGCTGCTCGTTGGCCCAGTTGGAGAACAGCCCGCCGTCGACGCGCTTGATCGCCACGCGCAGCTGCGCGTCCTGCACCGCCGAGCAGATCGAGTACGAGCGGCGCACATCCTCGCCATCGATGCCGGTGCGCAGCGTCAGGTGCTGGCCCTGCACGTAGCGGTAGGCATCGGCCAGCTCGTCCGGCACGACGAAGGTCACGGCCACCGCGTCGCGGGTCTCGCGCGTGACCGAGGCCACCGTCAGTTCATGGAATTTGCTCATCTCCCCACCTTTCCTTCTCAGTGAGCCTTGAAGTAGTCGAACGGCTCTTTGCAGTCGCCGCAGCGGTACAGCGCCTTGCACGCGGTCGAGCCGAACTGGCTGACCAGCCGCGTATGGCGCGAGCCGCAGTGCGGGCAGGCCACCACCAGCGCCGCCGGTCCCGTGCCTGACTTGCGGCTGATGCCGCTGATATCGATCACCTGCTGCGCCGGCGGCGCGATGCCGTAGCCGGCGAGGCTGGCCTTGCCGCGCGGGGTCATCCAGTCGGTGGTCCAGGCCGGCGCCAGCCGGGTCTGCACGCGGACGTTGTCCACGCCCTGCGCGGCGAGCGCGCTTTCAATACCCTCGCGGATCACGGTCATGGCCGGGCAGCCAGAATAGGTCGGCGTGATGGTGACGACGCAGGCGTCGCCTTCCCACGCCACGTCGCGCACGATGCCGAGGTCCACCACGGATATCACGGGGATCTCGGGGTCGGGCACCGTGTCGAGCCAGGTCCAGACCTGGTCCACGGCGGCACGGTCCAGCGCTTGCGCGGTCATGATGCTCACCATTGCGCGCCGGGATAGGCGCGCTGCAGGAACTGCATCTCGGCCAGCAGGTAGCCAAGGTGTTCTGTATGACGG from Cupriavidus taiwanensis includes the following:
- the paaE gene encoding 1,2-phenylacetyl-CoA epoxidase subunit PaaE is translated as MSKFHELTVASVTRETRDAVAVTFVVPDELADAYRYVQGQHLTLRTGIDGEDVRRSYSICSAVQDAQLRVAIKRVDGGLFSNWANEQLQPGMKLEVMPPSGHFHVPLSATHAKHYVAFAAGSGITPMLSIIKTTLQAEPESRFTLFYGNRASSSVLFREELEDLKDTWLQRFNLVFVLSREQLDIDLFNGRIDGEKVNALLEHWVSPQDIDVAFICGPHSMMEEVSQALLDNGVDKTRIKRELFATSIPSARPAAHAHKQVGQQQCEVTVIQDGRTRSFTLEKNKETVLDAALAQGIELPYSCKGGVCSTCRCKRIEGEVDMDVNFALEDYEVARGFILSCQSYAVSDKLVIDFDQET
- the paaD gene encoding 1,2-phenylacetyl-CoA epoxidase subunit PaaD; the protein is MTAQALDRAAVDQVWTWLDTVPDPEIPVISVVDLGIVRDVAWEGDACVVTITPTYSGCPAMTVIREGIESALAAQGVDNVRVQTRLAPAWTTDWMTPRGKASLAGYGIAPPAQQVIDISGISRKSGTGPAALVVACPHCGSRHTRLVSQFGSTACKALYRCGDCKEPFDYFKAH